The Toxorhynchites rutilus septentrionalis strain SRP chromosome 1, ASM2978413v1, whole genome shotgun sequence genome contains the following window.
tcgtttagtatgtaaatcgccaaaatccgttcacggcaaaaatagttattaacgttaactttatttcataaaaacgtgacctgtttcctgattttgcacccttaatgaaagacgtagttctacgtcaaaagagtttaggaaatacagttcaatgctttctaaagcaaaatccaaaataataataaaacacaaattgattttttcataatttgtttgccaggatatgatgagtatgtgaatttggcagttctgAGCTTactgatggttggggactttcccgattattcaattttcaccaattcttaaattgcttctagattgaaagtacagtaatttacatttagctcgacatttagctaattggacggaccagtaattcgacatatttagttggacatttttgtaaacatagagatccaaattatgacaccacattgaaagtcgacactttaccactgtcatcgcaaatgttcaattacaggttaaaattacctccaatccaataataagtggtggtaatgcgacgtgccattatatgtaattttctgtacaatatgtcacaagctggatgggaaaaaatttccaactgtgaaagctgtggcgagtggcaaacgcaatcgctaaacaggaaggtttagccgaacaagatggtgatatcgagtgataacaaaacaataaactctttagattgaagataattttgtgatcctgaaaaggacgtTTTTTAGCCTGGATGTGAAtctaacgagcgaacaaatcgtaatgaatgtattttttaccatcgctgccttttaacgctcattcgttcgtctcgttggactcgcacctttggctgagtctgccgatttgtctctatcctgtgagtgtgtaccgctgaagtacaaaatgcgcggacccgctgaaaaatatatcattattCTGTGTATGTCATTCGTACCGACACACGTGATTTTTTACCGCTCTCGCTTTTAACTATAGTCAGGTAGTTTTCTATTTTTgggtttttccattttttttacccGCGCTGGAAATGGATTCGGCGTCACACGCTTCAGCGTGTTTGGTGAATATCGCCAAGGAGTTCAACATGAGTCGTGAACGTACGACCGAACCAGCTACTGGTGCTCCGAAGAAGAAGGCCCGCACTCAAACCAACGCCCCAACGGAACAACGAATCGTCTCCTCCAGAGCAACTTGTACTCGGTACTGCCGGAAAACCCTGAAGGTGCTACAATCATGAAGAAGGAGCGGATTCCCCCGCTTTTCACCTCCAGGAAAGATGTCAACAACCTCAAAACCGAGCTCACTCAACAGAACATCCAGCCACGTTTCAAACTGTGCAGCGTAGGAACTAAAATCGTGTGCTCCAGCATGCAGGAATATACCAAGGTCGGCTTCTTTTTAAAATCGGAAGGAGTTGAATTCTTCACGCACGATTTGCAGTCGGCGAAACCACTGATGGTGGTACTACGAGGACTACCACCATCCGAAGCaactgacgttcagtctgaacTAATGCAGCGCGGACTGAAACCAATGGCCGTCTATCCAATGACTAGACGAGAGTCAACCAATCAGAGCTGCCGGGATCAGTTGTTTCTGGTCCATTTCGTTAAGGGTTCCACTAGCATCGGTGCTCTAAAGGAAATCCAGGATATGTTTCAAGTCATCATCACTTGGGAGCGTTACCGACCGCAGCATCGTGACGTGACACAGTGCCTGAACTGCCTTTGGTTTGGTCATGGtacaaaaactgccatatgaAACCGCGCTGCGACAAGTGCTCTGGTGGCCATCTTACTGGGTCCTGTGGTCAAGCAGATGACATCGATCCGAAATGCGCGAACTGTGGCAAGAATCACCGTGCCACAACCCGCACCTGTACCAAGCGAGCAGAATTCATCGACATCCGTCAGAAGTCAACGATAGGAAACCAGCCTGGTCGTCAATGCAGTGCCTACTGTCCTAAGCAGGTCAATCAACGGGATGGTTCAGTAAATGACTATCGAAACGACATTATCAAGCTGACACGGCGGCAGACGAGGTACATTATCGGCTGTGACCTTAATTCTAGAGACGAAGCTTGGGGCAACAGCAGACGTAACCGGAACGGAATCATCTTGGGAAACGATCTTCAGGAGGGTCACTACAATATCTTGAGCCCTGACTCCCCAACTCGGCTGTCGCGATCTGGGACCCATGCGAccatcgattattttattaccAACATGGGAAGCAACGTCTCTCAACCGGAGGTTTTCCAAGAGTTGAGCTCTGACCATTTTCCGGTGGTCCCATAGATCGGTTCCGGCGTGAGCAGACATCAAAACATTCGAAGGGATTATCACCGAGTAAACTGGGATAGATTTAAACGGTGTGTGGATGAGAGCATCGACTTCGATGAAGTCCCTGCGACGACTGAAGACATCGACCGATCACTGGAAGAGATCGAATCGGCGATTGCACAGGCTCGTGAACAGCACGTTCGGATCATTCCCCAGGTGAGCAACCCCTTAATCATTGATTCTACTACCAAATACTATATTAAAATTCGTAACATATACCGGAGGCAGTATCAGAGGACTGGCCTTCGGTTCTTCAGAACAAATTCAAACAATCTTTCCGAAATTATTCAAGCCAGACTCGTGGAGCTCCATAATAGTCACTTCTCAAGCTTGCTTCAGTCTCTTCCAGATTGTGCTCGTCCATTTTGGAAACTATCCAAAGTTTTGAAAAGCAAACCTAGACCTATTCCTCCGCTTACCCCTCTTATTTCGGTTAACAGCATAACAGATCGTTTGGTGACACCTGCAGAGAAGGCCAATGAGATAGGACAGCACTTCGTCAACTCCCACAATCTTGGACTGAACATTATTAGTCCCTTTGAAATTTCCGCTTCAGATACAAATCACCTCATTGATCAAAGTCAATTCATTGTTCCAATCAATTAAGATATCACAGTTGACGAACTGTTGGTATCTCTGAAAAAttcgaagaatatgaaggcccccggtttCGACAATACTTTTgatctaggtagtgcggactaaatcaaaacggctgtcaaaaaagatccaattgaaatgtcaaaaaagatccaatgatcaggagtgttatttatGGGTATTTTTCtcatgataatcaacactatgaaaaaggtattgttatcaaaggctaaaataattaaaattataaaataaacgaactacattttccgtcaattttttgattgaccattgcatctctgaaaaaGCAACTtatattgcaaggtatcagaacctCACAATCACCCCGATTCTGTATTCCgaacgattcgaaatatttcgaacgacttgaaaaatttcattctgtattccgtttgaaTTGTATAACATCTTTCGTTCGACGCTTCTCGAATGTCAAACCCTTtctttatttcgttcgagtggtGGTTTGCAGTCGAATTTCTTCCGATATATTTTTACTGCGGATTGCTAAAAAATGTAAGTAAAGTTTTACATCGGTTgcttttaattgattttttaatcaaatttctATTCACAGGGATAAAACCAAAAACATAACAACAACAAAGAAACAGTTTGAGCGGCTGGTGCAGCTTTTGGAGAAGAACCCCGACATCGCAAACTCCGGACCATTTTGGAACGATTGTGCTGCTGAATTAAACAGTTTGGGACCACCCATCCGTGACGGGTCTGGATGGAAAAAGGTATTTACTGAAACTATTCCGAAATAATACATATGTATTTCACTTTTAATGTCCGGCAGGTGTGGGCGGATTATAAATCAGCGTTGAAGCGCAAACTCTCACAACAAAAGAGAGCAAAGGGCAACTGGAGGAGGACCCAACAGAACGATACATTTGTCTGAGCTAGAGGAGCAAGCGGTTCAGCTAACTGGACTGTTGGAAACCGTAGAAGGAACCAGGTTGTTCTTCACAAGGAACACCTATGGGAAAAAACAACGAGGTTAATGCAGATGTAAGTTGCGATTCAATTGACGAGTCCGACGATGCGAATGATACGGCTATTCCTCAATGCTCCCAACCAAAGAGACCTAGGCTATCTGCCCTCAATTTAGTTCAAATACAAATTGAACAACAACAGAAATTTCACTCGGAAATGGAATCGCTGTTGGGTACCTCAAACAAAAACCTCAATGATATGGTACATTACCAACGCCAATTCGCCAAAGCAATCAACTCAATAGATACTGGTCTCAAAGAAATGTTGAAAGAACAAAATCGACATAACcacgaaatggaaaaaatcgctCGAGAGAAGCTAGAGGTTAAAAAATGATTATTAGAAATGCAAATAGAACATTTTTCCAAACATTCAAATAttgcattataaaaataaacacaaTATTTAGACATTAGATCACCAAAtcgtattattttatttatcgcatacaaaaaataaaaatagatgaTAGTTGCTAGTATTGgagaataaaaatttatttatcGTGATTAGATCCGTGAAAGCTAGGATCAACGAAACAGATCCTCTGCTGATCGTCACAAACCTAtaatgccaaaaaaaaattaaatacaattttttaatttaatgcaTGCTGTACTTACAATGAGAACGTTCAGACTGTAGAACCCCTTtcgattataaaataaatttcgatTCTGATTAGGGGGGATTATTTTTATATGTGTTCCATCAACACACATGATTATTCCTGGAATTCCAGATTTCTCATAGAAATAAAGCTTGGCACGTCGCTGTTCATTTTCCGACATTTCCAATGATATCCACTTAGAACATAATCTTCGCTCCAGTATGTTCAGCATTTCAGATAACACCTTAGAAAAAGTGGACTGTGCCATCGCAATATGGAAATCTTTTCCCGCTCCAAGCTGGTAGTTTCCCTCAGCGAAAAATCTCAAACACGCCGCCAGCTTTTCCTTAACATGAATGCCACTTttctttgtgttggaaaaatcgTGTTCAATTTCCCCCAAAACGTATCGGAATGCCTCTTTATTCAAACGAAAGCTTTTAATGAATCTGCATAGTAGAGGAAAATCGATaataaaaaatctaagaaaTTCAGAGACAAATAAATTTTACTTACGCATCGTCTGAAAGCTCCATTAAATTACCGGATGTGCGCAGATTCCGTCGATTATAACGAAGTATTCCGATTTCTTCATACACTGCCAATACCGACAATAAGGCGGAATCCATTTGGCTAATTTATTTTCTCACTTATTTTCTATTCACACCGAAGaacaattcaaataaatttaaatttcagcACCCGGCACAACTGTCTTTTAGGTTTATTTTGCTTATTTTGCCATTCGACGACATTGAGTTTTGACGTTTGGTATTTGCGAGGaaaacatatatgaaaatcgATACTTTTGTATCGTGCAGTTTTGTATGATTTTGGTGATACAAATAATAAAAGtaagtatcaaacgaaagggtaaTCTTCTCCAATGCTAATTATGTCAAAACATATAGGATAGTTGCGTAAGGTGATCATTTTTATGCTGAACAAAATGATGCATtcgtaatgaatataaattatcgaaacaaaaattatgaaagaaaattgaGTTGGCTGTATTGAAAATGTATTTTACACTATAGTTTGACAAGTTCTCTACGAACTAGTGGAATAAAATATTGCATAAATAGCGATTTATGATGGTTCCTAATATTAATATAAACTTTTCTTTTCATTTCGATTATATTGTATATGAAATAGATGTAAAGGAATGGCAATGCATATTGCAATCATTTAAAACACATATGGTAACAGTTTTCACTGACCACTTTTGACTTGAAAACAGTCTTTTGCCATAGTAATTTAAATAGTTCACAGCAATCCCACAAACAGAGCAATTGATTGCAGGTGGCAGCATCGGTGAGTCGTCAACGCGAACTGTTCGAATTTCTTTCGAACAGTTTGAAATAATTCGATCGAAATGAGCAATACGTTCGCAATAGGGAAAGCAAAATTATAACTCGTTCGAGATCgcagtttcgaacgaaatgcaaatccgacggaatgcagaataggggtgaataacgcttagttcactaCAAGATTTTGATGTGGGAGCGAAATTCGacatttggttttcaataattgaaacattgtacttactccacagaaacgggaacccttattcggaactagtcTGTCGTTTCCTCAAAAATCGACCCAGTGCGTCTGTAGTTTCCGAAGGTATACGACAAAGGTAACGCGAACATTCtcactcgtattcgggcagtctttcactgagcaacgcatttttaatgtccactttccctgatataatatttctccgaacgaaataaaaacaaacgaagtcacagtcacgtaaatgattactcctgcgatttgaaaacattcgataaaaaagacgggtgggtaatgtcggggacataaccggagtgacgtaggactatacaaaggggacagcttttgttaaatatatattttaaatatattgttttattttcttctcctacgtgaatacctacctatctacctgaaaaatggattagtttactgtttactctttatgaacatgttggtggttctgaaaagaacctttggcgttgtgtttttgcgttttttatgAAGGCTCACCACCTAGCCCCGTACATGGAAtacatctttacattgtctttgatccccatgtacgtccatcacgaccatttgttttagaaagcattgaactgtatttcctaaactcttttttggaaggtttaatggccctgaaaagcgccttgttttatggaatggttccagtttagaactctagcggtacacactcacaggatagagacaaatcggcagactcagccagaggggcgagtccaacgagacgaacgaatgagcgttaaaagggagcgatggcaaaaaaatacattcattacgatttgttcgctcgttggattcacatgcaggctaaaaagggtcaggatcacaaaattatcttcaatctaaagagtttattgttttgttatcactcgatatccccatcgtgttcggctaaaccttcctgtttagcgatttgttgccactcgccacagctttcacagttggaaaatttcttctcatccagctttgtgacatattgtacagtaaattacattcaatgcgacgtgccgaagcgccactcagtgtcgcattggaggcgattttaacctgtaattgaacatttgcgatgacagtggtacagtgtcgactttcaatttgggtcataatttggatctctatgtttacaaaaaaaataagtcgcataacatgtccgtccaattagctaaatgtcgaactaattgtaaattaatgtactttcaatctgggaacaatttaagaattggtgaaaattgaataatcaggaaagtccccaactatcaataagctcagaacaactgccaaattcacatactcatcagatcctggcaaacaaattatgaaaacatcaatttgtgttttattattattttggataatgttttagaaagcattgaactgtatttcctaaactcttttttggaaggtttaatggccctgaaaagcgccttgttttatggaatggttccaatttagaaaactttgtactcgtggttttgaaaaaaaaccatttcgaacgccctcgatgccgccttgttctggatttgccaccaaagcagtttgtataaagaacaaacttttttcttatgCTACCCGATGCCGTTTttctattgcgtttgccactcgccactcgctgcaactgcctgttgtcttgatgtccaccgaaccgaatatgttctgttccgaatgcggggtttcttatcgtcgcgagcagctttgccagctaactcgatcacttcggcggccgaaactatataacgccggctcggcctagctacccttgcgggaaactccagaccaacacggttcgagcgggattttgcctttcccttcacttttcctcctttgccatgtccagacatggctgcctGGGTTGGTttattgatgtgttgtgatgcgaactgatgtggtgtacggtttgaatgagaatgatcgttacggcagcggagcggggatttttaagctgactggctggctcgagaattacgcatgtgtgagactgcgaccaatgtttcgttcatttttttctttttccttttcaatcgtgcttcattctatttcgctgctgctctggttgcccgttttggtcggtacgatttgaggagcacaaaatggaccaatcaaaaatgggcacatagtgcattttgacaatgcttgatatttcacaattattcaattatttatctcaagaaaaatgaaatcttattcgttatgatagatgcgtagatatttcctatcaattgatgcaaaaaccttcgcgatctattgagaaatgctcgagttataagcgttccaaatcttgcattttttcctacttgttcagtgcctagattcccatttcaccccctatatcttccagttagacgtagtcctacgtcaaaagaggaacgaagagttgccagatgatttttaaaaaaagtctgtaaaaatatgaaaaagtctgttaaaaatgtggaaatgtctgtaaaagtgtgcggatctgtagaaatgtcttttaacgttaattttcatagatttttcgatattttgtagatcgcgatgcacgtaagattgtccttgtatattattgtatattttgtatatgtatattttgtatatacagccataccatgccaaaccgatatagtggtgctcagatttcgatgaaaagtggtagttttgttctttatcgcaaaacattagccccgtattttttcgttagggtgaccatttccattttagggtggtccgaaaaataattcttccccaaaactgacttttttcaagAAATCATAACTTCAAAACGACTGAGCCGGTTTAGCCGGTTTAGTTATCGGCATATCTCATATCTCAGCCAATGAGCTatctttttattaaaaaatattgaacttgctcATATCTCATATCTCAGCCACTGAGCTAtctttttattaaaaaacaggaagtgggttatatctatggtataaccgcaagggtgacgtaggactctcgttgatatagagatcatttgtatgaagttgaatctgaattcattctgaatgaatgaatatttggagaacttcgaaaacgagagcgttacgttggaggcacaaggttttatgcatccaatattggatacggaaatatcctactgatggggaagaataatcttcagaagctatcctgttgattgcgattgattgaacaaccacaaaaccaaatgtatttggtcacagtgttacatggatagaaaacattcaattaaactctttcacatgaatatattttgaaaattcccaaaggaactggcagattattttcagtaacaattagatatttccacattttcctcgatactggaagcccatcattggttaatgccaactcgataaccacctgttaatagcacttgattgaaacatatttggtcacagtgtaacatggatagaaaacattcaattaaactctttcacatgaatatattttgaaaattcccaaaggaactggcagattattttcagtaacgattagatatttccacattttcctcgatactggaagcccaccagtggttaatgccaactcgataaccacctgttaatagcacttgattgtaacatatttggtcacagtgttacatggatagaaaacattcaattaaactctttcacatgaatatattttgaaaattcccagaggaactggcagattattttcagtaacgattagttatttccacattttcctcgatactggaagcccaccagtggttaatgccaactcgataaccatctgttaatagcacttgattgaaacatatttggtcacactgtaacatggatagaaaacattcaattaaactctttcacatgaatatattttgaaaattcccagaggaactggcagattattttcagtaacgattagttatttccacattttcctcgatactggaagcccaccagtggttaatgccaactcgataaccacctgttaatagcacttgattgaaacatatttggtcacagtgttacatggatagaaaacattcaattaaactctttcacatgaatatattttgaaaattcccagaggaactggcagattattttcagtaacgattagatatttccacattttcc
Protein-coding sequences here:
- the LOC129761253 gene encoding uncharacterized protein LOC129761253, which translates into the protein MKKERIPPLFTSRKDVNNLKTELTQQNIQPRFKLCSVGTKIVCSSMQEYTKVGFFLKSEGVEFFTHDLQSAKPLMVVLRGLPPSEATDVQSELMQRGLKPMAVYPMTRRESTNQSCRDQLFLVHFVKGSTSIGALKEIQDMFQVIITWERYRPQHRDVTQCLNCLWFGHGTKTAI
- the LOC129762958 gene encoding putative nuclease HARBI1 — protein: MDSALLSVLAVYEEIGILRYNRRNLRTSGNLMELSDDAFIKSFRLNKEAFRYVLGEIEHDFSNTKKSGIHVKEKLAACLRFFAEGNYQLGAGKDFHIAMAQSTFSKVLSEMLNILERRLCSKWISLEMSENEQRRAKLYFYEKSGIPGIIMCVDGTHIKIIPPNQNRNLFYNRKGFYSLNVLIVCDDQQRICFVDPSFHGSNHDK